A genomic window from Thalassoroseus pseudoceratinae includes:
- a CDS encoding peptidylprolyl isomerase gives MSKFLKFATALALTALAWRSAMAADEGGPAPAEFQVKFETTAGDFIVDVHRDWAPRGVDRFHDAVKKGFYNECRFFRVVPGFVVQFGMNGNPDIQQKWAEARIPDDPPKHTNEEGTLTFANSGPNTRTTQLFINLADNSRLDNYGGYGFAAFGKVSKGMDVVKKINAQYREQPSQAMITRRGNEYLKENFPKLDYIKKATIVEKK, from the coding sequence ATGTCGAAGTTTCTGAAGTTTGCAACGGCTTTGGCCCTCACGGCGTTGGCATGGCGGTCGGCAATGGCGGCGGACGAGGGTGGTCCCGCACCCGCGGAGTTTCAGGTCAAATTTGAAACGACCGCTGGTGATTTCATTGTCGATGTGCATCGGGATTGGGCCCCGCGTGGTGTCGATCGGTTCCACGACGCCGTCAAGAAGGGTTTCTACAACGAGTGCCGGTTCTTCCGCGTCGTGCCTGGGTTCGTTGTACAATTCGGCATGAACGGCAACCCAGACATTCAACAGAAGTGGGCCGAAGCCCGCATTCCCGACGATCCGCCGAAGCACACCAACGAAGAAGGCACGCTGACCTTCGCGAACTCCGGCCCCAATACCCGCACGACACAACTCTTCATCAACTTGGCCGACAACTCTCGTCTCGACAACTACGGCGGCTACGGTTTCGCCGCTTTCGGGAAAGTCTCGAAGGGCATGGACGTCGTCAAGAAGATCAACGCCCAATACCGCGAACAACCCAGCCAAGCGATGATCACCCGTCGTGGGAATGAGTATCTGAAAGAAAACTTTCCGAAGCTCGATTACATCAAGAAAGCGACGATTGTTGAGAAGAAGTGA
- a CDS encoding Gfo/Idh/MocA family protein, translating into MSEPAPTSSNVSRRSFLQVAGAAAATTGMTAASYARVLGANDRIRTSFIGVGGMGTGHLNAIKKLTGPDNLQPVSVADCWQKRAEEGAARVGAENAYQDYRRVLDEEVDYVTIATPEHWHAKMTIDAFDAGKAVYCEKPMTHNIPEAIEVVNKQKETGLALQVGVQGMSDDSYSSAAKAIEDGVLGQVVQAQIEYVRRYGSQGPWRKPGLKDDMPKPEDLDWNAWLGKAPKTDWNPHHYFEWRCYSMYSGGVATDLFIHRITRIMKACNLLYPNRVVGMGGIWQWPDGRNLPDNFEMICEYPRGMTVYVLGTQSNRVGVDHLIRGYRGTLYFTREGWVAKDKDGKVLAEHKKSGAEDIHLHHTNLHNHLRNGEELNCPPELGLAGVVAVNLANESWRSGRMMAWDKDKGEMVSADQIKWDPYPDTDPDAA; encoded by the coding sequence GTGAGCGAACCCGCCCCAACATCTTCAAATGTTTCCCGCCGTTCATTTCTGCAAGTTGCCGGTGCTGCGGCAGCGACGACAGGCATGACCGCTGCCAGTTATGCTCGTGTTCTCGGTGCGAACGACCGTATCCGCACGAGTTTCATCGGCGTCGGCGGCATGGGAACTGGCCACCTCAATGCCATCAAAAAATTGACCGGCCCAGACAACCTGCAACCCGTTTCTGTCGCGGACTGCTGGCAGAAGCGAGCCGAAGAAGGTGCCGCCCGTGTCGGTGCCGAAAACGCTTACCAAGACTATCGTCGTGTGCTCGATGAAGAAGTCGATTACGTCACCATCGCCACGCCAGAACACTGGCACGCGAAGATGACAATTGACGCCTTCGATGCCGGGAAAGCCGTCTACTGCGAAAAGCCGATGACGCACAACATTCCCGAAGCGATCGAAGTCGTCAACAAGCAGAAAGAAACGGGCTTGGCCCTTCAAGTCGGCGTGCAGGGCATGTCTGACGACAGCTACTCATCCGCCGCGAAAGCCATCGAAGACGGCGTACTCGGGCAAGTCGTGCAAGCTCAGATTGAGTATGTGCGTCGCTACGGTTCACAAGGCCCCTGGCGAAAACCGGGTCTGAAAGACGACATGCCCAAACCGGAAGATCTCGACTGGAACGCTTGGCTCGGGAAAGCTCCCAAGACCGATTGGAATCCGCACCATTACTTCGAATGGCGATGCTACTCGATGTACTCCGGCGGGGTCGCGACGGACTTGTTCATCCACCGCATCACGCGGATTATGAAAGCGTGTAACTTGCTCTACCCGAACCGCGTTGTCGGCATGGGTGGCATCTGGCAATGGCCGGACGGTCGGAACTTGCCGGACAACTTCGAAATGATCTGCGAGTACCCCCGCGGCATGACGGTCTACGTGCTCGGTACGCAGAGCAACCGGGTGGGTGTCGATCACCTCATCCGTGGGTATCGGGGCACGTTGTACTTCACCCGAGAAGGGTGGGTCGCCAAGGACAAAGACGGCAAAGTCCTCGCCGAACACAAAAAGTCCGGTGCCGAAGACATCCACTTGCATCACACCAACCTGCACAACCATCTCCGCAACGGCGAAGAATTGAACTGCCCGCCGGAGTTGGGCCTGGCTGGCGTGGTCGCCGTGAACTTGGCCAACGAATCCTGGCGAAGCGGTCGCATGATGGCCTGGGACAAAGACAAAGGCGAAATGGTCTCCGCCGACCAAATCAAATGGGATCCCTACCCAGACACCGACCCCGACGCTGCCTAA
- a CDS encoding aspartate aminotransferase family protein, producing the protein MVTTTDVTSPNVIAQFEQFVIPNYGRYPICLVRGEGSRVWDAEGNCYLDLFPGWGCNVLGYCPPRVVEALQEQVAKLIHVPNTWYTEAQGRFAEILSTRAFGKAFFCNSGAEAIEGAIKLARLHGGPGRHRIITFENSFHGRTFGAISATGQPKYHQGIGPLLPGFRYAPFNNLEAVRSLVDDETCAILVEPIQGEGGVNLPSDEFLAGLRQIADEANCLLIFDEVQAGMGRTGAWFAHQHWGVQPDIMTLAKGLAGGVACGAFLATDEVAPSLKPGTHASTFGGNPLAMAAGIATAETIEAEGLLEHCLQMADRFREHFEALMAELPIISELRIQGMMIGLDLTVAATPVVGKCMERGLLVNATHDTVVRLLPAINVTPEEVDEGCAILANVLRELADEVSVSA; encoded by the coding sequence ATCGTGACCACCACCGACGTAACCAGCCCGAATGTGATCGCCCAGTTTGAACAGTTTGTGATTCCCAATTACGGACGGTATCCGATTTGTTTAGTGCGTGGCGAAGGTTCGCGGGTCTGGGATGCGGAGGGGAATTGCTATCTCGACTTGTTCCCTGGCTGGGGCTGCAATGTGCTTGGCTACTGTCCGCCCCGCGTTGTGGAAGCGTTGCAAGAACAGGTTGCAAAACTGATTCACGTGCCAAATACCTGGTACACTGAAGCCCAAGGACGATTCGCGGAGATTCTTTCGACTCGGGCCTTTGGCAAAGCCTTCTTTTGCAACAGCGGTGCCGAAGCGATTGAAGGAGCGATCAAGTTGGCCCGGTTGCACGGAGGTCCTGGACGGCATCGAATCATCACGTTCGAGAACAGCTTTCACGGGCGGACGTTCGGCGCGATCTCCGCGACCGGACAGCCGAAATATCATCAAGGGATCGGTCCCCTGCTCCCCGGTTTTCGATACGCACCGTTCAACAATTTGGAAGCCGTGCGTTCGCTGGTCGATGACGAAACCTGTGCAATCTTGGTCGAACCGATCCAAGGGGAAGGCGGCGTGAATTTGCCGAGTGACGAGTTTCTGGCAGGATTGCGGCAGATCGCGGATGAGGCGAATTGCTTGCTGATCTTCGATGAAGTTCAAGCCGGCATGGGCCGCACGGGAGCTTGGTTTGCCCATCAACATTGGGGCGTTCAGCCGGACATCATGACGCTGGCGAAAGGTCTGGCGGGTGGTGTCGCTTGCGGGGCGTTCTTGGCAACCGATGAAGTGGCTCCAAGTTTGAAACCAGGCACGCACGCCAGCACGTTCGGTGGAAATCCGCTTGCGATGGCGGCGGGAATCGCCACGGCGGAAACGATCGAAGCGGAAGGCTTGCTCGAACACTGCCTGCAAATGGCCGATCGATTTCGCGAGCATTTTGAAGCTCTGATGGCCGAACTTCCTATCATTTCGGAACTGCGAATTCAGGGCATGATGATTGGGTTGGATCTGACCGTCGCTGCGACGCCTGTGGTCGGAAAATGCATGGAGCGGGGCTTGCTTGTCAATGCGACACACGACACGGTCGTGCGATTGTTGCCCGCCATCAACGTGACTCCGGAAGAAGTCGATGAAGGCTGTGCCATCCTCGCGAACGTTCTGCGGGAGCTTGCCGACGAAGTCTCCGTGAGTGCGTAA
- a CDS encoding DUF58 domain-containing protein, which translates to MRWYLVVVLLLVVGLVFQLGLLVYAMYALLGVMLTSRFFARSWIESVTAERGCNITNGVIGDQATVTVTIKNTGRWTIAWLLLEDSVPKSAMMQRPPRIGIKKPRSAIMRLKPGETKKLSYRVRFDYRGYYQLGPLLAETGDLFGLHRRYRVLTEPVYVLITPTVVPLSGYDIASRRPIGEVRMTYRLFEDPTRIAGVRAYEEGDPLRRIHWHATARTGELHSKVYEPSTVAGATLLVDFHQDGYNSRAEPHRSELAVTTATALANQVYLLGQQFGLYSNGRDAADRIRQQGHRLEFRSRVAAQTDASQETSSDRLRPVELRSARGPDQFQRTLETLARLELTDGLTFSELVVEVSGRLPRDATVIAILPDVPEETAIALGTLKRSGYSVTAVVVTYDEHHFVACGGRLVAEGIDVRRVDDEAMLAALCSQRMIGAFG; encoded by the coding sequence ATGCGTTGGTATTTGGTCGTCGTTTTATTGTTAGTCGTGGGTTTGGTGTTCCAACTCGGGCTGTTGGTTTACGCCATGTATGCGTTGCTTGGCGTGATGTTAACCAGTCGGTTTTTCGCACGCAGTTGGATCGAAAGCGTGACGGCCGAGCGAGGTTGTAACATCACGAACGGTGTGATTGGCGATCAAGCAACCGTGACCGTGACCATCAAGAATACCGGTCGCTGGACGATTGCGTGGTTGCTGCTCGAAGACTCGGTGCCCAAGTCGGCGATGATGCAGCGTCCGCCGCGAATCGGCATCAAGAAACCGCGATCGGCGATCATGCGACTGAAGCCGGGAGAAACGAAGAAGCTTTCCTACCGTGTTCGATTCGACTATCGCGGTTATTACCAACTCGGTCCACTCTTGGCAGAAACTGGGGATTTGTTCGGTTTGCATCGCCGGTATCGCGTTCTGACGGAACCGGTCTACGTGTTAATTACCCCGACTGTCGTTCCGCTGTCGGGGTACGATATCGCTTCGCGGCGTCCGATCGGTGAAGTGCGGATGACGTATCGGTTGTTCGAAGACCCAACGCGGATTGCCGGTGTGCGGGCGTACGAAGAAGGCGACCCATTGCGGCGAATTCACTGGCACGCGACGGCTCGCACTGGCGAACTTCATAGCAAGGTCTACGAGCCATCGACTGTCGCTGGGGCAACGCTGCTGGTGGACTTCCATCAAGACGGTTACAACAGCCGAGCCGAACCGCACCGCTCGGAACTCGCCGTGACAACGGCAACAGCATTGGCGAATCAGGTGTATTTGCTCGGTCAGCAATTTGGTTTGTATTCCAACGGACGAGACGCCGCCGATCGAATTCGTCAGCAAGGACACCGCTTGGAATTCCGGTCTCGCGTTGCTGCTCAAACAGATGCGTCCCAAGAGACCTCAAGCGATCGACTCCGTCCCGTCGAGTTGCGATCGGCACGCGGTCCCGATCAATTTCAACGCACTCTGGAAACACTCGCACGGCTTGAACTCACCGATGGCCTGACGTTTTCCGAATTGGTCGTCGAAGTGTCCGGTCGTCTGCCTCGCGACGCCACCGTCATTGCCATTCTGCCGGATGTCCCCGAGGAAACCGCCATTGCGCTTGGAACGCTCAAACGCAGCGGGTACTCGGTTACGGCGGTGGTGGTCACCTATGATGAACACCACTTCGTCGCCTGCGGTGGTCGGCTGGTGGCCGAGGGAATTGACGTCCGCCGAGTCGATGACGAAGCCATGCTGGCCGCATTGTGCTCGCAACGCATGATCGGCGCGTTCGGCTAG
- a CDS encoding metallophosphoesterase family protein: protein MRIVSITEHPILEIPFLNAGKGPGAFYTDRLPVHTGEVSGLPGDLEALLATADLQGRERFQEANCGPQRLLGEALPERLCSELLPELNLDPNRTGVILAGDFYTVPNLDKRGGSGDVLPVWRAFAESFRWVAGVAGNHDTFGNRDEPTRNVSGNAHYLDGNSTNLDSLVVAGIGGIIGYPNKLHRKTESDFLTYTELLLDQLPDVLVMHDGPDFPANDLRGSSNIRGTLERFPKTLVVRGHSHWPIPLVEMANGTQVLNVDCRVVILRRAQ from the coding sequence ATGAGAATCGTATCAATCACTGAGCATCCAATCCTTGAAATTCCGTTCCTCAATGCGGGGAAAGGGCCGGGAGCGTTTTATACGGATCGGTTGCCGGTTCACACCGGAGAAGTCTCGGGGCTCCCCGGCGATCTCGAAGCACTTCTGGCAACGGCGGACTTGCAAGGACGCGAACGATTTCAAGAAGCCAACTGCGGTCCGCAGCGATTGCTTGGTGAAGCACTGCCAGAACGCTTGTGCTCGGAGCTTTTGCCGGAGTTAAATCTCGATCCGAATCGAACCGGTGTGATTCTCGCTGGGGATTTCTATACAGTGCCCAATCTCGACAAACGTGGGGGCTCCGGCGATGTCCTGCCAGTCTGGAGAGCGTTTGCAGAGAGTTTTCGCTGGGTCGCTGGGGTGGCGGGCAATCACGATACCTTCGGAAACCGCGACGAACCCACACGTAACGTGTCCGGCAATGCTCATTATCTTGATGGCAACTCAACGAATCTCGATAGCCTGGTCGTGGCCGGGATAGGTGGCATCATAGGTTATCCAAACAAACTCCACCGCAAAACCGAATCGGATTTTCTCACCTATACGGAATTGCTACTAGATCAGCTTCCTGACGTGTTGGTGATGCATGACGGTCCTGATTTTCCGGCAAATGACTTGAGGGGTTCATCGAATATCCGAGGAACCCTTGAGCGATTTCCCAAAACGCTGGTGGTTCGCGGTCATTCTCATTGGCCGATTCCACTGGTCGAAATGGCAAACGGCACACAGGTTCTGAATGTGGATTGTCGCGTGGTGATTCTGCGACGAGCGCAATAA
- a CDS encoding S1 RNA-binding domain-containing protein produces the protein MSSDEQAPRDEDTQETNQQTATETQAEQNAPPTPTSPAESTTPEPTASAENASSAENSSGDQSVPPSEPTAVTPTPPEPVTPAEPANTPAEPTASSEPEAATPAEAASDEDKPRVQVGVTSGSAKAVPNLQAGDVQSATAPAHVEQKEGEQPASQKDPSAEVVPPQKPVDIPKADDLDKDLESQITSALSSSTSEPTANVPESSVAPAVPAGGETESATPATPPEDAAPKSEEELEPRQKLKAKVQSISDDDVFVDVGLRSPGLVSLRQFDKNKPPEVGQELTVSVDRYDAENGLIHVSLPRGKRKVGADWSAVEVGQLVDATVTKSNKGGLEVNISSLRGFLPASQVDLQYVSDLEPFVGQKLTVKVMEVNPAKRNLIVSRREYLKIEREEQEKELWEKLSLGQTFTGTIKTIKDYGAFVDIGGADGFLHIGEISWTRIRHPSDVLKEGQQCEVQVISLDADRKRIGLGMKQLKRNPWETVESTYPTDSTVSGRVTRVTDFGAFVELEPGVEGLVHISELDHRRVNRVADVLKEGDTSEFKVLEVDPNKKRISLSLKALKEVPEEFKKKTDEEMAPGGDKPYKRQRKGPLKGGYAPKGGGGKPSSGGGLFGNPDDF, from the coding sequence ATGAGCTCCGACGAACAAGCACCCCGCGACGAAGACACTCAAGAAACGAATCAGCAAACGGCGACTGAAACGCAGGCGGAGCAAAATGCTCCACCGACGCCAACGTCACCGGCTGAATCGACCACTCCGGAGCCAACGGCATCGGCTGAAAACGCGAGTTCCGCAGAGAATTCGAGTGGTGATCAGAGTGTCCCGCCGTCGGAACCAACGGCGGTAACGCCAACGCCCCCCGAGCCTGTAACGCCCGCGGAACCCGCCAACACACCGGCCGAGCCAACGGCCTCGTCGGAACCTGAGGCAGCAACACCTGCCGAAGCTGCCAGCGACGAAGACAAGCCGCGCGTGCAAGTTGGTGTGACGTCTGGTTCGGCTAAAGCCGTCCCGAACTTGCAAGCCGGCGATGTGCAATCGGCCACCGCTCCAGCACACGTTGAACAAAAAGAAGGCGAGCAACCAGCGTCTCAGAAAGATCCGTCGGCGGAAGTTGTTCCTCCGCAGAAGCCGGTGGACATCCCTAAGGCGGACGATCTCGACAAGGATTTGGAATCCCAGATCACCAGCGCCCTGTCGAGCAGCACCAGCGAACCGACTGCGAACGTGCCGGAATCTTCCGTCGCTCCTGCGGTTCCCGCAGGTGGTGAGACCGAATCCGCCACGCCAGCAACCCCGCCCGAAGACGCGGCACCGAAGTCCGAAGAAGAACTCGAACCACGTCAAAAACTCAAAGCGAAAGTGCAATCCATCAGCGACGACGACGTTTTCGTCGATGTCGGTTTGCGTTCGCCGGGCTTGGTTTCGTTACGACAGTTCGACAAAAACAAGCCACCGGAAGTTGGTCAAGAACTGACCGTCTCTGTCGATCGCTATGACGCAGAGAATGGATTGATCCACGTCAGCCTTCCTCGTGGCAAACGAAAAGTCGGTGCCGACTGGAGTGCCGTGGAAGTCGGTCAACTCGTCGACGCCACAGTCACCAAGAGCAACAAAGGCGGCTTGGAAGTTAACATCAGTTCGCTTCGAGGTTTCCTACCAGCTAGCCAAGTCGATCTGCAATACGTTTCAGACTTGGAACCATTTGTCGGTCAAAAGCTGACCGTCAAAGTGATGGAAGTGAACCCGGCGAAACGCAATCTGATCGTGAGTCGTCGCGAGTATCTCAAGATCGAGCGTGAGGAACAGGAAAAAGAGCTCTGGGAAAAACTATCCCTCGGGCAAACCTTCACCGGCACGATCAAGACCATCAAAGACTACGGTGCCTTTGTTGACATCGGTGGTGCGGATGGCTTCTTGCACATCGGCGAAATCAGCTGGACGCGAATCCGTCACCCCAGCGATGTCCTGAAAGAAGGACAGCAATGCGAAGTCCAAGTGATTTCGCTTGACGCCGATCGCAAGCGAATCGGGCTGGGAATGAAACAGCTCAAACGAAATCCATGGGAAACGGTGGAAAGCACTTACCCAACGGATTCAACGGTCAGCGGTCGGGTCACACGGGTTACCGATTTCGGTGCTTTCGTCGAGTTGGAACCCGGCGTGGAAGGGTTGGTTCACATCAGCGAACTGGACCATCGTCGCGTGAATCGTGTGGCTGACGTCCTGAAAGAAGGCGACACTTCAGAATTCAAAGTTCTTGAAGTGGATCCCAACAAGAAACGCATTAGCCTTTCGCTCAAAGCACTCAAGGAAGTGCCCGAAGAGTTCAAAAAGAAGACTGACGAAGAGATGGCTCCCGGTGGCGACAAACCTTACAAACGCCAACGCAAAGGTCCGTTAAAAGGTGGTTACGCACCGAAGGGCGGAGGCGGAAAACCCAGCAGCGGTGGCGGCTTGTTCGGCAACCCGGATGACTTTTAG
- a CDS encoding formylglycine-generating enzyme family protein — MSKLIVFNFELLRRVVDSRSPQLVLCFAVVAWSHLASADEPAGRSKPTALLKTFTDELVSITPGQGKFPKSFRMGSEDGKPAERPVHEVTFSKPFAIGCYEVPQNLYEIVMGENPSRWKGPRNSVEMMSWQDANTFCNRLTKLLRQEKLIADNELIRLPTEAEWEYCCRAGTESAYSFGAFATKPGDVGKTASVLDAYGWHTGNAAGNDPPVGALKPNPWGLYDMHGYLAEFVADDWHENYQNAPVDGTAWATKKPTKSAATRKVIRSGSWRDAYPELRSAARQAFGQNEKSDAVGFRCVKSTTRSNKN; from the coding sequence ATGTCGAAACTTATCGTTTTCAATTTTGAACTTCTTCGTCGCGTCGTTGACAGCCGGTCTCCGCAACTCGTGCTTTGTTTCGCGGTGGTGGCTTGGTCTCATTTGGCATCCGCCGACGAACCTGCAGGCCGATCGAAGCCAACGGCTCTTTTGAAGACCTTCACCGACGAGCTGGTTTCGATCACACCGGGCCAGGGGAAGTTTCCAAAGTCCTTCCGCATGGGAAGCGAAGACGGCAAACCCGCCGAACGCCCCGTTCACGAAGTGACGTTTTCCAAACCATTCGCGATTGGTTGCTACGAAGTTCCACAGAATCTGTACGAAATTGTGATGGGCGAGAATCCCAGCCGATGGAAGGGGCCTCGGAATTCGGTTGAAATGATGTCCTGGCAAGATGCCAACACATTTTGTAACCGGCTGACGAAATTACTTCGCCAAGAAAAACTCATCGCCGACAACGAACTCATTCGACTGCCCACGGAAGCGGAATGGGAGTACTGTTGCCGAGCGGGCACCGAGTCGGCTTATAGTTTCGGTGCATTCGCGACGAAACCCGGCGACGTCGGCAAGACGGCCAGTGTTCTCGATGCGTACGGTTGGCACACTGGCAATGCCGCCGGCAACGATCCCCCTGTCGGCGCTCTGAAGCCGAACCCGTGGGGACTTTACGACATGCACGGATACCTTGCGGAATTCGTTGCCGACGACTGGCACGAGAACTATCAAAACGCCCCTGTCGATGGAACAGCATGGGCGACGAAAAAACCAACGAAATCGGCCGCCACTCGGAAAGTCATCCGCAGTGGATCGTGGCGAGACGCCTATCCAGAATTGCGATCCGCGGCTCGGCAGGCGTTCGGTCAAAACGAAAAAAGCGATGCGGTCGGGTTCCGATGTGTTAAGAGCACAACCCGGTCAAACAAGAATTGA
- a CDS encoding RNA polymerase sigma factor, translated as MSSPNESIEFDHDWHTRALSGDANAVTQLAQRTINPLFAFCLHRLRGDRHLCEEVVQEVLLRALRELPKYDPERSANEIFPWLQGLARNEIRRKLDQEKQSARWQAVWQRIDQDLFAELARIESQPINQTALDRQETETLVNAALSQLPPHYRDTLAGKYLHGRSVREIAAKLHVTEKTIESRLTRARTAFRVAFVSLAKSMNLEFEG; from the coding sequence TTGTCCTCTCCCAATGAATCCATTGAGTTCGATCACGACTGGCATACCCGAGCACTCTCAGGCGATGCGAACGCCGTTACGCAATTGGCGCAGCGAACCATCAATCCATTGTTCGCGTTTTGCCTGCATCGACTGCGGGGAGATCGCCATTTGTGCGAGGAAGTTGTGCAGGAAGTCTTGTTACGGGCTTTGCGTGAACTCCCGAAGTACGACCCAGAGCGATCGGCAAACGAAATTTTTCCGTGGCTTCAGGGATTGGCCCGGAATGAAATTCGTCGCAAACTCGATCAGGAAAAGCAGTCCGCACGATGGCAAGCCGTTTGGCAGCGAATCGATCAGGACTTGTTCGCCGAGTTGGCACGGATAGAATCCCAACCCATCAACCAAACTGCTTTGGATCGACAGGAAACCGAGACGTTGGTCAACGCAGCATTGTCGCAACTTCCGCCTCACTATCGGGATACGCTCGCCGGTAAGTATTTGCATGGTCGAAGCGTACGCGAGATTGCAGCGAAACTGCATGTGACCGAGAAGACGATTGAATCCCGTTTGACGCGGGCACGAACCGCGTTCCGTGTTGCGTTCGTATCTCTCGCGAAGTCGATGAATTTGGAATTTGAAGGCTAA
- a CDS encoding RsmE family RNA methyltransferase, translated as MDRFFAAELDWNAPSVTLDEMEARHLSKVLRKNVGEMVEVFDGNGRSVTASVERIEKRKVTLQIDEKLPTEPITTPTLTLAVAPPKGDRFRWLVEKATELGVDQLIPLETRRGVVNPRDGKLDKMRQTVIAACKQSRRNRLMEITAPTAWDELLEKWVPKCTCWVAHPTGTDWQAANWETDAAEHLIVIGPEGGLTNGEVDQAMAAGATPISLGPRILRIETAALAVAAVFGLNR; from the coding sequence ATGGACCGATTCTTCGCCGCTGAACTCGACTGGAACGCCCCATCAGTTACGCTCGATGAGATGGAGGCCCGCCATTTGTCCAAGGTGTTGCGGAAGAATGTTGGGGAAATGGTCGAGGTCTTCGATGGAAACGGTCGTTCGGTGACGGCCAGCGTCGAACGGATCGAAAAACGAAAAGTTACTCTACAAATCGACGAGAAACTTCCGACCGAGCCAATTACGACACCAACTCTGACGCTCGCCGTCGCTCCCCCCAAGGGGGACCGTTTCCGCTGGTTGGTCGAGAAGGCAACCGAGTTGGGGGTGGATCAGCTGATCCCGCTCGAAACCCGACGCGGCGTCGTGAATCCCCGTGATGGCAAGTTAGATAAGATGCGGCAAACCGTCATTGCGGCGTGCAAGCAGTCTCGGCGAAATCGGTTGATGGAAATTACCGCTCCGACGGCTTGGGACGAATTGCTTGAGAAATGGGTTCCAAAGTGCACCTGTTGGGTGGCTCATCCGACGGGAACCGATTGGCAAGCCGCCAACTGGGAAACCGACGCGGCCGAACATCTCATCGTGATTGGTCCCGAGGGCGGTCTGACGAATGGGGAAGTCGATCAAGCAATGGCGGCCGGTGCGACTCCCATCTCGCTTGGTCCTCGCATTCTCCGCATTGAAACAGCCGCTCTGGCGGTTGCGGCAGTGTTTGGGTTGAATCGCTGA
- the argB gene encoding acetylglutamate kinase, whose protein sequence is MTSSEVETHDEAIRKAGVLIEALSWIRRFRGQHVVIKFGGSALEQSDAVRSFLTDVVFMETVGMRPVLLHGGGKAISAAMTAAGIAPHFVQGRRYTDEKTLDIVAEVLARDICRSLVRLIRKSGGRAVELSYLTQNALVGERIELPGENGESLDLGAVGKVVSIDRSLIEDTCRSGCIPVIPSVVLDADGGKLNVNADTAAAAVAGMMQSEKLVFLSDVPGIFRDKNDPSTLISHLTADQCRQLIAEGVIDSGMVPKVDAAIEALQAGVKKVHIVDGRMPHSVLLEIYSNTGVGTEIVL, encoded by the coding sequence GTGACAAGCTCCGAAGTTGAAACCCACGACGAAGCCATCCGTAAGGCGGGCGTCCTTATTGAGGCGCTGAGTTGGATTCGGCGATTTCGCGGTCAGCATGTCGTCATCAAGTTTGGCGGAAGTGCGTTAGAACAATCAGACGCTGTTCGCAGCTTCCTGACAGACGTGGTCTTCATGGAAACCGTGGGGATGCGTCCGGTGTTGTTACACGGTGGCGGCAAAGCAATTTCCGCCGCAATGACCGCTGCGGGAATCGCTCCGCATTTTGTCCAAGGACGACGGTACACCGATGAAAAAACCTTGGACATCGTGGCTGAAGTCCTCGCCCGTGATATTTGCCGATCACTGGTCCGATTGATTCGGAAATCCGGCGGACGAGCTGTGGAACTCAGCTACCTGACGCAAAACGCCCTCGTGGGTGAACGGATCGAGTTGCCGGGTGAGAACGGTGAATCACTCGACCTGGGAGCCGTCGGGAAAGTCGTTTCCATCGACCGCAGTTTAATCGAAGACACTTGCCGATCCGGTTGCATTCCGGTGATTCCGTCCGTTGTGCTCGATGCCGACGGTGGAAAATTGAATGTGAACGCCGATACCGCCGCTGCTGCGGTCGCGGGCATGATGCAATCCGAAAAACTGGTGTTCCTCTCCGACGTGCCTGGCATCTTTCGAGATAAGAACGACCCGAGTACGCTCATCTCCCATTTGACCGCGGACCAATGTCGGCAACTGATCGCGGAAGGCGTGATCGATTCCGGAATGGTGCCAAAAGTCGATGCCGCTATCGAAGCGTTGCAGGCCGGCGTGAAAAAAGTACACATCGTCGATGGGCGGATGCCGCACTCGGTATTGCTTGAGATTTATTCGAATACCGGCGTTGGCACGGAAATTGTTTTGTAA